The Austwickia sp. genome includes a region encoding these proteins:
- the ftsY gene encoding signal recognition particle-docking protein FtsY, translating into MDLLGNLWLVIVVGVVVAGALISGLVALLRGRGGDRRELKAPPPPPGRAPSGGVLAPPSPGEKPTLVEKPRPPTPDLLLERPAEARGRLYRLRERLARSNSTLGKGLLGLLSRGHIDEDTWEDVEDTLLASDLGVEAAEELVAALRRQVAIEGVRDEATVRGWLREDLIRLVDPTMDRTLVSTRQGDRAAVILVVGVNGTGKTTTIGKIARVLVAEDRAVILGAADTFRAAAADQLQTWGQRVGVRTVRSERDGADPAAVAFEAVKEANAEGADVVLIDTAGRLHNKANLMAELTKVKRVVEKQSPIDEVLLVLDATTGQNGLVQAEVFGEAVNVTGIVLTKLDGTAKGGIVVGVQRKLGVPVKLIGLGEGPDDLAPFDPEAFVDAILG; encoded by the coding sequence GTGGATCTCCTGGGCAATCTGTGGCTCGTCATCGTCGTCGGCGTCGTCGTCGCCGGCGCGCTCATCTCCGGTCTCGTCGCCCTCCTGCGGGGTCGTGGCGGCGACCGACGCGAACTCAAGGCACCCCCGCCACCGCCCGGCCGGGCACCCTCCGGTGGGGTCCTCGCGCCGCCCTCTCCGGGTGAGAAACCCACCCTCGTCGAGAAACCCCGGCCGCCGACCCCGGATCTGCTCCTGGAGCGGCCCGCCGAGGCCCGCGGGCGCCTCTACCGCCTGCGGGAGCGGCTGGCCCGCAGCAACAGCACCCTCGGCAAGGGCCTGCTGGGGCTGCTGTCCCGCGGCCACATCGACGAGGACACCTGGGAGGACGTCGAGGACACGCTGCTGGCCTCGGACCTGGGGGTGGAGGCCGCCGAGGAACTCGTCGCGGCGCTTCGCCGCCAGGTCGCCATCGAGGGGGTCCGCGACGAGGCCACCGTGCGCGGCTGGCTCCGCGAGGACCTCATCCGGCTCGTGGACCCGACGATGGACCGCACCCTGGTGTCGACCCGCCAGGGCGACCGCGCCGCGGTCATCCTCGTGGTGGGCGTGAACGGCACCGGCAAGACCACGACCATCGGCAAGATCGCGCGGGTCCTCGTCGCCGAGGACCGCGCGGTGATCCTCGGCGCGGCCGACACGTTCCGGGCCGCGGCCGCCGACCAGCTGCAGACCTGGGGGCAGCGCGTCGGAGTGCGGACGGTGCGCTCCGAGCGGGACGGCGCCGACCCGGCCGCGGTCGCCTTCGAGGCGGTCAAGGAGGCCAACGCCGAGGGCGCGGACGTGGTGCTCATCGATACCGCCGGGCGGTTGCACAACAAGGCCAACCTCATGGCCGAGCTGACCAAGGTCAAGCGCGTCGTCGAGAAGCAGTCGCCGATCGATGAGGTCCTGCTGGTCCTCGACGCCACCACCGGCCAGAACGGCCTGGTGCAGGCGGAGGTCTTCGGCGAGGCCGTCAACGTGACGGGCATCGTGCTGACCAAGCTCGACGGGACCGCCAAGGGCGGCATCGTCGTCGGGGTGCAGCGCAAGCTCGGCGTACCGGTCAAGCTCATCGGCCTCGGCGAGGGCCCCGACGACCTGGCCCCCTTCGACCCTGAGGCGTTCGTCGACGCGATCCTGGGTTGA
- the smc gene encoding chromosome segregation protein SMC, whose product MYVKSLTLKGFKSFASATHLRLEPGITCIVGPNGSGKSNVVDALAWVMGEQGAKSLRGGKMEDVIFAGTAGRPPLGRAEVTMTIDNTDGALPIDYTEVTISRTMFRGGGSEYAINGTGCRLVDIQELLSDSGIGREMHVIVGQGQLDAVLRATPEERRGFIEEAAGVLKHRKRKEKALRKLDAMEGNLVRVKDLVAEIRRQLGPLGRQAETARRAAVIQADARDARLRLLADDLVQLTGTLEQEVADETALLARRDEVERALAAARADLTRCEGELAQAAPELARAQERWFALTGLADRLTAVGQLAAERVRLLSREPAPDGRPPRDPEALRAQAEAARDQDRRLAEEIADLQRELDQGVAERGAAESAYAQERDRLARLERASADRREGLARLAGQVAAKRSRIEAGEAEIERLRQAVDRARARAEQAEAEFAALESTVAQDEEGEEGLDAAHAEAEEALIAARARAEELREAERVAERDGGGAQSRAEALALSLRRQDGSRVLLGETAEDGSAEGSAEGSAEGSGPRGVIGTVAAAMTVRGGHETAVAAALGWAADAVAVESLPDAVAALELLRRQDAGRAALLVPDTAVAPVADPVEPPAPASVWARSVVDCPQRLRAGLDALLAGVALVPDEATAQDVVRRLPGTTAVTPGGDVFAPGWVRGGSAAAPSLIEVQAAYDEATAAADQAAARREQTRFALAAVEDEIARRTDEVEAALADLHASDARMNAVAEQLGSLGSQLRAARAESERAGASIAQAQAALAGDHQQLAELADRLTAAESEPEEPGALEPAERDRLEAAAVAARARETELRLTLRGREERARGVKGRAQALEAQAHAEEAARDRAEQERRARLRQAERARSLHRAADRAVVHLRGVIGSADAARVAAGERRQALEAALAAARRDVDAHGEELRQLVDSVHRDEVARAQQVLRIEQLQARAVEELGIEPDALVEEFGPHRSVPVVPEPGAEPPLDAEGRPLATPYVREKQEKRLRAAERGLAQLGKINPLALEEYAALEERHAFLVEQLEDLKRSNRDLLDIVKEVDERVERVFAEAFADTAREFEGVFARLFPGGAGQLVLTDPDDLLTTGIEVEARPPGKKIKRLSLLSGGERSLTAVALLVAIFKARPSPFYIMDEVEAALDDTNLGRLIGLFEELRDSSQLIVITHQKRTMEVADALYGVTMRGDGVTTVISQRLRDVAPAGVAAPVGG is encoded by the coding sequence GTGTACGTCAAGAGCCTCACCCTCAAGGGCTTCAAGTCGTTCGCGTCGGCGACCCACCTGCGCCTCGAGCCGGGCATCACCTGCATCGTCGGGCCGAACGGCTCCGGCAAGTCGAACGTGGTCGACGCCCTCGCCTGGGTGATGGGGGAGCAGGGCGCCAAGTCGCTGCGCGGCGGGAAGATGGAGGACGTCATCTTCGCCGGGACGGCGGGGCGGCCCCCGCTCGGGCGGGCCGAGGTGACGATGACCATCGACAACACCGACGGGGCCCTCCCGATCGACTACACCGAGGTCACGATCAGCCGGACCATGTTCCGCGGGGGCGGCAGCGAATACGCGATCAACGGGACCGGGTGTCGGCTGGTCGACATCCAGGAGCTGTTGTCGGACTCCGGCATCGGCCGGGAGATGCACGTCATCGTCGGGCAGGGTCAGCTCGACGCGGTCCTGCGGGCCACCCCCGAGGAGCGACGCGGCTTCATCGAGGAGGCCGCCGGGGTCCTCAAGCACCGCAAGCGCAAGGAGAAGGCGCTGCGCAAGCTCGACGCGATGGAGGGCAACCTCGTCCGCGTCAAGGACCTCGTCGCCGAGATCCGCCGCCAGCTCGGCCCGCTCGGGCGGCAGGCCGAGACGGCGCGCCGGGCGGCGGTCATCCAGGCGGACGCCCGGGACGCCCGGCTGCGGCTCCTGGCCGACGACCTGGTGCAGCTCACCGGCACCCTCGAGCAGGAGGTGGCCGACGAGACCGCGCTACTGGCCCGGCGGGACGAGGTCGAGCGGGCGCTCGCGGCCGCGCGGGCCGACCTGACCCGCTGCGAGGGCGAACTCGCCCAGGCCGCGCCGGAGTTGGCCCGGGCCCAGGAGCGCTGGTTCGCCCTCACCGGCCTGGCCGACCGGCTCACCGCGGTGGGCCAGCTCGCGGCCGAACGGGTGCGGCTGCTCAGCCGCGAACCGGCCCCGGACGGCCGCCCGCCGCGCGACCCCGAGGCGCTGCGCGCGCAGGCGGAGGCGGCCCGCGACCAGGACCGGCGGCTCGCCGAGGAGATCGCGGACCTGCAGCGGGAACTGGACCAGGGCGTCGCCGAGCGGGGCGCCGCGGAGAGCGCGTACGCGCAGGAGCGCGACCGCCTGGCCCGCCTCGAGCGGGCCTCCGCCGACCGGCGCGAGGGGCTGGCCCGATTGGCGGGTCAGGTGGCGGCCAAGCGCAGCCGGATCGAGGCCGGTGAGGCCGAGATCGAACGGCTGCGGCAGGCCGTGGACCGCGCGCGGGCCCGGGCGGAGCAGGCGGAGGCCGAGTTCGCCGCCCTGGAGTCGACGGTCGCTCAGGACGAGGAGGGCGAGGAGGGGCTCGATGCCGCCCACGCCGAGGCCGAGGAGGCGCTGATCGCGGCCCGCGCCCGCGCCGAGGAGCTGCGCGAAGCCGAGCGCGTGGCCGAGCGGGACGGGGGCGGCGCCCAGAGCCGCGCCGAGGCCCTGGCCCTGTCGTTGCGGCGCCAGGACGGCAGCCGGGTGCTGCTCGGCGAGACGGCCGAGGACGGGAGCGCGGAAGGGAGCGCGGAAGGGAGCGCGGAAGGGAGCGGCCCGCGCGGGGTCATCGGGACGGTGGCGGCCGCGATGACCGTGCGCGGCGGCCACGAGACGGCCGTGGCCGCGGCGCTGGGGTGGGCGGCGGACGCGGTCGCGGTCGAGTCGCTGCCCGACGCCGTGGCCGCCCTAGAGCTGCTGCGCCGCCAGGACGCGGGCCGGGCCGCGCTGCTCGTCCCCGACACGGCCGTAGCGCCCGTGGCGGACCCGGTCGAGCCGCCCGCGCCGGCCTCGGTGTGGGCCCGCAGCGTCGTCGACTGCCCGCAGCGCCTCCGGGCCGGCCTCGACGCGTTGCTCGCGGGCGTCGCGCTCGTCCCCGACGAGGCGACCGCGCAGGACGTCGTACGGCGGCTGCCGGGCACGACCGCGGTCACGCCCGGCGGGGACGTCTTCGCCCCCGGCTGGGTCCGCGGGGGAAGCGCCGCCGCGCCCAGCCTGATCGAGGTGCAGGCCGCGTACGACGAGGCCACCGCGGCCGCCGACCAGGCGGCGGCGCGCCGGGAACAGACCCGGTTCGCACTCGCCGCAGTGGAGGACGAGATCGCCCGCAGGACCGACGAGGTGGAGGCCGCCCTGGCGGACCTGCACGCCTCCGACGCCCGCATGAACGCCGTCGCCGAGCAACTGGGCTCGCTCGGCTCGCAGCTGCGCGCGGCACGGGCCGAATCGGAGCGCGCCGGCGCGTCCATCGCGCAGGCGCAGGCCGCGCTGGCGGGCGACCACCAACAGCTCGCGGAGCTCGCGGACCGCTTGACGGCGGCGGAGTCCGAACCGGAGGAGCCGGGCGCGCTGGAGCCGGCCGAGCGGGACCGGCTCGAGGCGGCGGCCGTCGCGGCCCGGGCGCGGGAGACCGAGCTGCGGCTGACCCTGCGGGGGCGCGAGGAGCGGGCCCGCGGCGTCAAGGGGCGGGCCCAGGCCTTGGAGGCCCAGGCCCACGCGGAGGAGGCCGCTCGGGACCGCGCCGAGCAGGAGCGTCGCGCTCGGCTGCGACAGGCCGAGCGGGCCCGGTCCCTGCACCGGGCCGCCGATCGCGCCGTCGTGCACCTGCGCGGCGTGATCGGTTCCGCCGACGCCGCCCGGGTGGCGGCCGGCGAGCGCCGGCAGGCCCTGGAGGCCGCCCTGGCCGCGGCGCGCCGGGACGTGGACGCGCACGGCGAGGAACTGCGGCAGCTGGTCGATTCCGTGCACCGCGACGAGGTGGCTCGCGCGCAGCAGGTGCTGCGGATCGAGCAGCTCCAGGCGCGGGCCGTGGAGGAGCTGGGCATCGAGCCGGACGCCCTCGTGGAGGAGTTCGGGCCGCACCGCAGCGTCCCGGTCGTGCCGGAGCCGGGCGCCGAACCGCCCCTCGATGCGGAGGGCCGGCCGCTGGCGACGCCGTACGTCCGGGAGAAGCAGGAGAAGCGGCTCCGGGCCGCCGAGCGCGGCCTGGCCCAACTGGGCAAGATCAACCCGCTGGCGCTGGAGGAGTACGCCGCGTTGGAGGAGCGGCACGCCTTCCTCGTCGAGCAGCTGGAGGACCTCAAGCGCAGCAATCGCGACCTGCTCGACATCGTCAAGGAGGTCGACGAGCGGGTCGAGCGCGTCTTCGCCGAGGCCTTCGCGGACACCGCGCGCGAATTCGAGGGGGTCTTCGCCCGGCTCTTCCCCGGCGGCGCGGGCCAGTTGGTGCTCACCGACCCCGACGACCTGTTGACCACCGGGATCGAGGTGGAGGCCCGCCCGCCGGGCAAGAAGATCAAGCGCCTGTCCCTGCTGTCGGGCGGCGAACGCTCGCTGACGGCGGTGGCACTCCTGGTGGCCATCTTCAAGGCGCGGCCGAGCCCGTTCTACATCATGGATGAGGTCGAGGCGGCGCTCGACGATACGAACCTCGGCCGGCTCATCGGTCTGTTCGAAGAACTCCGTGATTCTTCGCAACTGATCGTGATCACCCACCAAAAGCGCACCATGGAAGTGGCGGACGCCCTCTACGGCGTGACGATGCGCGGCGACGGCGTGACCACCGTGATTTCCCAACGACTTCGGGACGTGGCCCCCGCCGGGGTGGCGGCGCCGGTCGGCGGCTAA
- a CDS encoding LppX_LprAFG lipoprotein, producing the protein MTVRRGLAALTLVPLALAGCSSGTGSGSATGASAATSSSSAAKTAYELCDKPGDLDKEAFLATNKEPSKGTAHIDGTMDIAGMSGSEKSATSAPSATGSTAAGSAGATGATGTATTGSGTAGSSTGMPIVGDVDGRDPANPKVKLTMGGSGAGGQIDMIMVDKVMYMSMGQLTGGKYVKLTMDDIAKQSGVDVNQLTDPTAQLARAKDAIVKVSCVGREDVAGTKTAHLKVTMDSAKVMDAAKGTATSGTGTSGSGAASSSPATLPSGVPATMDTEMWVGADNRPVKVASGTDQAKMTMTYSKWGEPVTITAPPAASVTTMPGMPGGPDSGSYTSSASPSS; encoded by the coding sequence ATGACCGTACGCCGTGGCCTCGCCGCGTTGACCCTCGTGCCGCTCGCTCTGGCCGGCTGCAGCTCCGGCACCGGATCCGGGTCAGCGACGGGGGCAAGCGCCGCCACCAGCTCCAGCTCGGCGGCGAAGACGGCGTACGAGTTGTGCGACAAGCCGGGCGACCTGGACAAGGAGGCGTTCCTGGCGACCAACAAGGAACCCTCCAAGGGCACGGCCCACATCGACGGGACCATGGACATCGCCGGGATGAGCGGCTCCGAGAAGAGCGCGACCTCGGCGCCGTCGGCCACGGGATCCACCGCCGCGGGCAGCGCGGGCGCGACCGGCGCGACGGGCACCGCGACGACGGGCAGCGGAACCGCCGGCAGCAGCACCGGCATGCCGATCGTCGGCGACGTCGACGGCCGCGACCCGGCCAACCCGAAGGTCAAGCTCACGATGGGTGGCTCGGGCGCCGGCGGCCAGATCGACATGATCATGGTCGACAAGGTGATGTACATGAGCATGGGCCAGCTGACCGGCGGCAAGTACGTGAAGCTGACGATGGACGACATCGCCAAGCAGTCGGGCGTCGACGTCAACCAGCTGACCGACCCGACCGCCCAGCTCGCCCGGGCCAAGGACGCGATCGTCAAGGTGAGCTGCGTCGGCCGTGAGGATGTCGCGGGGACCAAGACCGCGCACCTCAAGGTCACGATGGATTCGGCCAAGGTGATGGACGCCGCCAAGGGCACCGCCACCTCCGGGACGGGCACAAGCGGCAGCGGCGCGGCGTCGTCGTCGCCGGCGACCCTGCCCAGTGGCGTGCCGGCCACGATGGACACCGAGATGTGGGTCGGCGCCGATAACCGGCCCGTGAAGGTCGCCTCCGGCACCGACCAGGCCAAGATGACGATGACCTACAGCAAGTGGGGCGAGCCCGTCACCATCACGGCCCCGCCCGCCGCGTCGGTCACGACGATGCCGGGCATGCCCGGGGGCCCCGACAGCGGCAGCTATACGTCCAGCGCGTCGCCCTCGTCGTAA
- a CDS encoding P-II family nitrogen regulator: MRLVTAVIKPFKLDDVRGALEAFGVSGMTVSEVAGFGRQRGHSEVYRGAEYQVDTVPKVRIEVLVDDADATDVVDAIVAAARTGRIGDGKVWTIPVEEVVRVRTNERGPGAL, from the coding sequence ATGAGACTCGTCACCGCAGTCATCAAACCGTTCAAGCTGGACGACGTCCGAGGCGCCCTAGAGGCGTTCGGGGTGTCCGGGATGACCGTCAGCGAGGTCGCCGGATTCGGGCGGCAGCGCGGCCACAGCGAGGTCTACCGCGGGGCTGAGTACCAGGTCGACACCGTGCCCAAGGTGCGCATCGAGGTGCTGGTCGACGACGCCGACGCCACCGACGTGGTGGACGCCATCGTCGCCGCCGCCCGCACCGGCCGCATCGGCGACGGGAAGGTCTGGACCATCCCCGTCGAGGAGGTCGTCCGGGTCCGTACCAACGAGCGCGGCCCCGGCGCTCTCTGA
- a CDS encoding HNH endonuclease, with amino-acid sequence MVAASWLAYLPGGLPPAELRIVISAAALLGLSEETGTLANGEPLAAHIVRDLAYAAGSTWRRLVTDPVTREAIELTSTSYAPPPRLREAIHVRDGTCRAPGSTQPAERCDLDHDLPWDQGGATSAANLSAKSRRPHGHKTRGQWSTTQTPDGTIVWTTGTGRQYTTYPYQYDTTAPGRPTASGCPMAPDRDAIGGQEANVVLCVDADPDACGGAAHRLPRQRHDAHDSTRASTRPVSQRASEPEAATPPPTEHATHDR; translated from the coding sequence GTGGTGGCTGCGTCGTGGCTGGCGTACCTGCCCGGAGGACTACCGCCCGCAGAGCTGCGGATCGTGATCTCCGCAGCCGCGCTGCTCGGCCTGAGCGAAGAAACCGGGACGCTGGCGAACGGGGAGCCGCTGGCGGCGCACATCGTGCGGGACCTGGCCTACGCCGCAGGCTCCACCTGGCGACGACTCGTCACCGACCCCGTCACCAGGGAAGCCATCGAACTGACCTCCACCAGCTATGCACCACCACCGCGGCTCCGCGAAGCCATCCACGTCCGGGACGGAACCTGCCGCGCCCCAGGGAGCACCCAGCCGGCGGAGCGGTGCGACTTGGACCATGACCTGCCCTGGGACCAGGGCGGAGCCACATCCGCAGCCAACCTCTCGGCCAAGTCCCGACGCCCCCACGGCCACAAGACCCGAGGCCAATGGTCAACGACGCAGACCCCGGACGGGACCATCGTGTGGACCACCGGCACCGGACGGCAATACACGACCTACCCGTACCAGTACGACACCACCGCACCCGGGCGGCCGACCGCCTCCGGCTGCCCCATGGCACCCGACCGCGACGCCATCGGGGGCCAGGAGGCCAACGTCGTATTGTGCGTCGACGCCGACCCGGACGCGTGCGGGGGGGCTGCCCATCGACTACCGCGCCAAAGGCACGACGCCCACGACTCGACCCGCGCCTCGACGCGGCCGGTCTCGCAACGCGCCTCGGAACCAGAGGCCGCCACTCCGCCTCCCACCGAGCACGCCACCCACGATCGCTGA
- a CDS encoding ammonium transporter, with protein sequence MNTNSGDTAWLLISAALVLLMTPGLALFYGGMVRSKGVLNMMMMSFGSMATIGVAWVLWGYGETFGPSIGGLIGDPRELFGLAGLMSPDATSGTVPAMAFVLFQAMFAIIAVALISGAIADRAKFSTWMVFTVGWATLVYFPIAHWVFAFDAKDAAGNIVQHGGWIANTLKALDFAGGTAIHINAGAAALALVLVIGNRHGFGSEPMRPHNLTLVMLGAGLLWFGWFGFNAGSALTAGTTAAIAGVNTLAATSAACCGWLAAERVRDGHATSLGAASGIVAGLVAITPGCAAVTPVGAIAIGAITGASCAFAVGLKSRFGYDDSLDVVGVHLVGGFVGTVLIGLFASASAPAAVDGLLYGGGADQLWRQLVGAVVVLLVSFVATYVIGFVLHKLMGFRIERDHELEGIDIVLHAESAYELHGPGGLRTGAAPGGFGGGELASALRPYPADAHPRTDSRPSDPPSESECSRSGGAKITEEADA encoded by the coding sequence ATGAACACGAACTCCGGAGACACCGCGTGGCTGCTGATCAGCGCCGCCCTGGTGTTGCTCATGACTCCGGGCTTGGCCCTCTTCTACGGGGGGATGGTCCGCAGCAAGGGCGTCTTGAACATGATGATGATGAGCTTCGGCTCGATGGCGACGATCGGCGTCGCGTGGGTGCTGTGGGGGTACGGCGAGACCTTCGGGCCCTCGATCGGGGGGCTCATCGGCGACCCGCGTGAGCTGTTCGGGCTGGCCGGGCTGATGAGTCCCGACGCGACGAGCGGCACCGTGCCGGCCATGGCGTTCGTCCTCTTCCAGGCGATGTTCGCGATCATCGCGGTGGCGCTGATCTCGGGCGCGATCGCGGACCGGGCGAAGTTCTCCACCTGGATGGTGTTCACGGTTGGGTGGGCCACCCTGGTCTACTTCCCCATCGCGCACTGGGTGTTCGCCTTCGACGCCAAGGACGCGGCAGGCAACATCGTCCAGCACGGCGGCTGGATCGCGAACACGTTGAAGGCCCTCGACTTCGCGGGCGGGACGGCGATCCACATCAACGCCGGTGCGGCCGCCCTGGCCCTCGTCCTGGTCATCGGCAACCGGCACGGCTTCGGCTCGGAGCCCATGCGGCCGCACAACCTCACGCTGGTCATGCTGGGCGCGGGCCTGCTCTGGTTCGGCTGGTTCGGCTTCAACGCCGGCTCGGCGCTGACCGCCGGCACCACCGCCGCGATCGCCGGCGTGAACACGCTGGCCGCCACCTCGGCCGCGTGCTGTGGCTGGTTGGCGGCGGAGCGGGTCCGGGACGGGCACGCGACCTCCCTCGGCGCGGCGTCCGGTATCGTCGCGGGCCTGGTCGCCATCACCCCCGGCTGCGCCGCGGTCACTCCCGTGGGGGCGATCGCGATCGGCGCCATCACCGGTGCCAGCTGCGCCTTCGCCGTGGGCCTGAAGTCGCGCTTCGGCTACGACGACAGCCTCGACGTCGTCGGCGTGCACCTCGTGGGTGGCTTCGTCGGCACGGTCCTGATCGGTCTCTTCGCTTCGGCAAGCGCGCCGGCGGCGGTGGACGGGCTGCTGTACGGCGGGGGCGCTGACCAGCTGTGGCGTCAGCTGGTGGGCGCCGTGGTGGTGCTGCTGGTCTCCTTCGTGGCGACCTACGTCATCGGCTTCGTCCTGCACAAGCTCATGGGGTTCCGGATCGAGCGGGACCACGAGCTGGAGGGCATCGACATCGTGCTGCACGCGGAGTCGGCGTACGAGCTGCACGGCCCCGGCGGCCTGCGCACCGGCGCGGCGCCCGGCGGCTTCGGCGGCGGCGAGCTGGCCTCGGCCCTGCGCCCGTACCCTGCGGATGCGCACCCGCGCACCGACTCCCGTCCCTCGGATCCGCCGTCGGAAAGTGAGTGCTCCCGGTCCGGTGGGGCCAAGATCACCGAGGAGGCCGACGCATGA
- a CDS encoding [protein-PII] uridylyltransferase — MATVTLANRRLATTRDATLVPGAGPARRRALAAQTREYLRRLWAGAAVGLPAEGVALGCVGSLAREESGPLSDLDLVLVHDGRLSDERVAALADELWYPLWESGLRLDHSVRTLADCRAVADTDVAALVGLLDLVPIAGDETLIAGVRGGVARDWRSAARKRLPTVIEQVQARHAKYGDLADLLEPDLKEAHGGLRDVTLMRSLTAAWLADRPHEPALDSAAERLLDVRDAVHLVSSRPREKLVRQDRDAVAALLGFADGDDLLTATSDAARAIALAADGTMRRAVQALHARTLRVGPRRPALRPLGHGVYEHEGEAVLGAEAVRVMNRPGGDASVALRACALAARAGLPLAAATLDTLSRVDWAEHVWTPARRELFTALLGSGRGLGHVWEQATVAGLVETWLPAWGVVRSRPQHDPVHRHTVDRHSVQVVVECASALDEVSRPDLLLVAALLHDVGKADGGPDHPRTGAPVARSMALRLGFAEADADTIAVLVAEHLTLVDLATNRDPEDPRTVEALGEAVGWDGDVLDLLAALSRADAASVGERAWTPWRARLVGDLVARGRAACKARAAGPAAIQAVFSDGIVPTDAGRTPTPEQRASALAGRPVVLVSPGADAGSLVVEVVAADRLGFFGDVAGALAAQGVAVRRAVLRTVDGVALDTWDCDADATTRLDADRLAADLARSQGGPSRGLHGVRSTPGRASRASRNAPTEAIPPQVLLVPDAATDATVVELRGADRPGLLRDVGRALAHSGIAVGRAHIETYAGRCRDVFYLTDAHTGRPLDPPGVARAVGTMIDAMA, encoded by the coding sequence ATGGCAACCGTGACCCTGGCCAATCGGCGCCTGGCCACCACCCGCGACGCGACGCTGGTGCCCGGGGCCGGTCCGGCCCGCCGGCGCGCGCTGGCCGCGCAGACGCGCGAGTATCTGCGTCGGCTGTGGGCCGGGGCGGCGGTCGGGTTGCCGGCCGAGGGCGTGGCGCTCGGGTGCGTGGGCAGCCTCGCCCGCGAGGAGTCCGGGCCGCTGTCGGACCTGGACCTGGTGCTGGTGCACGACGGCCGGTTGAGCGACGAGCGCGTCGCGGCGCTGGCGGACGAGCTCTGGTACCCCCTCTGGGAGTCCGGCCTGCGGCTGGACCACAGCGTGCGCACGCTGGCGGACTGTCGGGCGGTGGCGGACACGGACGTGGCCGCGCTCGTCGGCCTGCTCGACCTCGTGCCCATCGCCGGCGACGAGACGCTCATCGCCGGCGTTCGCGGCGGGGTGGCTCGGGATTGGCGGTCGGCGGCCCGCAAGCGGCTGCCGACCGTCATCGAGCAGGTGCAGGCCCGGCACGCGAAGTACGGCGACCTGGCCGACCTGTTGGAACCCGATCTGAAGGAGGCCCACGGGGGTCTGCGGGACGTGACGCTGATGCGGTCGCTCACCGCCGCGTGGCTGGCGGACCGGCCGCACGAGCCGGCCCTGGACTCCGCCGCCGAGCGGCTGCTCGACGTCCGCGACGCGGTGCACCTCGTGAGCAGCCGTCCCCGGGAGAAGCTCGTGCGCCAGGACCGGGACGCGGTCGCGGCGCTGTTGGGATTCGCGGACGGCGACGACCTGCTGACCGCGACCAGCGACGCCGCCCGCGCCATCGCCCTCGCCGCCGACGGCACCATGCGTCGGGCCGTGCAGGCGCTGCACGCGCGCACGCTGCGGGTCGGGCCGCGACGGCCCGCGCTGCGGCCGCTGGGGCACGGCGTCTACGAGCACGAGGGAGAGGCGGTGCTGGGCGCGGAGGCGGTGCGCGTCATGAACCGACCCGGCGGGGACGCGTCCGTGGCGCTGCGCGCCTGCGCGCTCGCCGCCCGGGCCGGACTCCCGCTGGCCGCGGCCACGCTGGACACCCTCTCCCGGGTGGACTGGGCGGAGCACGTCTGGACGCCGGCCCGGCGCGAGCTGTTCACGGCGCTGCTGGGCAGCGGCCGGGGGCTCGGGCACGTCTGGGAGCAGGCGACGGTCGCAGGTCTGGTGGAGACCTGGCTGCCCGCCTGGGGCGTTGTCCGCAGTCGGCCCCAGCACGACCCGGTCCACCGGCACACCGTCGACCGGCATTCGGTGCAGGTGGTCGTGGAGTGCGCGTCGGCGCTCGACGAGGTCAGCCGGCCCGACCTGCTCTTGGTGGCCGCCCTGCTGCACGATGTCGGCAAGGCCGACGGCGGCCCGGACCACCCTCGGACGGGCGCGCCGGTGGCGCGTTCCATGGCGCTGCGGCTCGGCTTCGCCGAGGCCGATGCGGACACGATCGCGGTGTTGGTCGCCGAGCACCTGACGCTCGTCGACCTGGCCACCAACCGGGACCCGGAGGACCCTCGCACCGTCGAGGCGCTCGGTGAGGCCGTCGGTTGGGACGGCGACGTGCTGGATCTGCTCGCCGCCCTCAGCCGGGCCGACGCCGCGTCCGTCGGCGAGCGGGCCTGGACACCGTGGCGAGCCCGACTGGTGGGCGACCTGGTGGCTCGCGGACGGGCCGCCTGCAAGGCCCGCGCGGCCGGCCCGGCCGCGATTCAGGCTGTCTTTAGTGACGGCATCGTGCCGACGGACGCGGGGCGCACCCCGACGCCGGAGCAACGCGCCAGCGCGCTCGCCGGCAGGCCGGTGGTGCTCGTGAGCCCGGGCGCGGACGCTGGGTCGCTTGTCGTCGAGGTGGTGGCCGCGGACCGGTTGGGGTTCTTCGGCGACGTGGCGGGGGCGCTGGCCGCGCAGGGCGTGGCGGTGCGCCGGGCCGTCCTGCGCACGGTCGACGGCGTGGCCCTGGACACCTGGGACTGCGACGCCGATGCCACGACCAGGCTCGATGCCGATCGGCTCGCGGCCGATCTCGCCCGGTCGCAGGGCGGTCCGTCGCGCGGGCTGCACGGCGTACGGTCCACTCCCGGCCGCGCCTCCCGTGCCAGCCGGAACGCGCCGACCGAGGCCATCCCGCCGCAGGTCCTGCTCGTGCCCGACGCCGCGACCGACGCGACCGTCGTGGAGCTGCGCGGGGCCGACCGGCCGGGCCTGTTGCGGGACGTGGGCCGGGCGCTCGCGCACAGCGGGATCGCGGTGGGCCGGGCGCACATTGAGACGTACGCCGGGCGCTGCCGCGACGTCTTCTACCTCACGGACGCGCACACCGGCCGTCCGCTGGATCCGCCGGGGGTGGCCCGCGCCGTGGGCACCATGATCGACGCAATGGCCTGA